A stretch of bacterium DNA encodes these proteins:
- a CDS encoding enoyl-CoA hydratase/isomerase family protein: MPNKIKEQITDGILHLTLCNTRGNILDGEMMGEITSAIEGATRDPHIKTITFRGEGDHFSFGASVPEHQKDRVAEMLASFHKLFRTLISFSRPTVAIVRGQCLGGGMELAAFCHWIFAHEKAQFGQPEIQLAVFPPVASLALPLRIGQPMSDDINLTGRSIGAEEAYRIGLVQHISDDPDTAASEFIRQHIIPKSASSLRIATAASRRIYHEQFLKHIDALEAMYLQELMGTHDANEGINAFMQKRKPEWQNR; the protein is encoded by the coding sequence ATGCCCAATAAAATAAAAGAACAAATCACAGACGGTATTCTCCATCTGACGCTTTGCAATACGCGCGGAAACATTTTGGACGGGGAAATGATGGGTGAAATCACCTCGGCGATCGAGGGAGCAACCCGCGATCCACACATCAAAACCATCACATTTCGCGGCGAAGGCGATCATTTTTCGTTTGGCGCCAGTGTGCCGGAACATCAGAAAGATCGCGTCGCGGAGATGCTCGCTTCGTTTCATAAACTTTTCCGTACCTTGATTTCTTTTTCACGCCCAACGGTCGCGATCGTGCGCGGCCAATGTCTCGGCGGGGGAATGGAATTAGCTGCGTTTTGTCATTGGATATTCGCTCACGAAAAAGCGCAATTCGGTCAACCGGAAATTCAGTTAGCCGTATTTCCTCCGGTCGCTTCACTGGCTTTGCCGCTGCGTATCGGTCAACCGATGTCTGACGATATCAATCTTACCGGAAGAAGCATCGGTGCAGAAGAAGCCTATCGCATCGGATTGGTACAACATATTTCCGACGATCCCGATACGGCCGCGTCGGAATTTATTCGCCAGCACATTATCCCCAAAAGCGCTTCTTCTTTGCGTATCGCTACGGCCGCCAGCCGACGCATCTATCACGAACAATTTTTGAAACACATTGATGCTTTGGAAGCGATGTATTTGCAGGAACTGATGGGCACGCATGACGCCAATGAGGGAATCAACGCGTTCATGCAAAAACGAAAACCGGAATGGCAAAACCGATGA
- the oah gene encoding 6-oxocyclohex-1-ene-1-carbonyl-CoA hydratase: MFKNHDLVPDYEFKEIRYELKPCKDPSGHVLPDLFSAWITLNNPSQLNSYTTTMVKEVILAFRKASNSRNVIAAVFTGEGDRAFCTGGNTKEYAEYYSGQPEEYKQYMRLFNDMVTSILHCDKPVICRVNGMRVAGGQEIGMACDFSIASDLAVFGQAGPKHGSAPDGGSTDFLPLFVGIENAMISGTLCQLWSAHKALRLGILTDIVPVLKKDGQFIPNPLVITDRYADSMGRIVHGEFHIGSEKDKAKEIMKSCATDFSKLDATVDQLITSLLMMFPGCVSKTIESLRKHKLSHWDKNRETNRSWLGLNMMTEAKAGFRAFNEGTKESREVDFIKMRQLLAAGEKWSDELIEKIHPKNKN; encoded by the coding sequence ATGTTCAAAAATCATGACCTTGTCCCGGATTATGAGTTCAAAGAAATCCGATATGAATTGAAACCTTGCAAAGATCCTTCGGGGCATGTTTTGCCGGATCTTTTCAGTGCATGGATTACACTCAATAATCCGTCGCAGCTTAATTCCTACACGACCACGATGGTCAAAGAAGTGATCCTAGCCTTTCGCAAAGCTTCCAATTCCCGTAATGTCATCGCTGCCGTATTTACGGGTGAAGGCGATCGCGCATTTTGTACGGGCGGCAATACCAAAGAATACGCCGAGTATTATTCCGGTCAACCCGAAGAGTACAAACAATATATGCGTTTGTTTAATGACATGGTGACATCCATCCTTCACTGTGATAAACCGGTGATCTGCCGTGTTAACGGTATGCGAGTTGCAGGCGGTCAGGAAATCGGCATGGCCTGTGATTTTTCCATCGCCAGCGATCTTGCCGTATTCGGTCAGGCCGGTCCCAAACACGGCTCCGCACCGGACGGCGGTTCCACCGATTTTCTTCCGCTTTTCGTCGGCATAGAAAACGCCATGATCTCCGGAACCTTGTGTCAACTATGGTCTGCTCACAAGGCCTTGCGCCTTGGCATTTTAACCGACATCGTTCCTGTTTTGAAAAAGGACGGGCAATTTATACCCAATCCCCTTGTGATCACGGATCGTTACGCCGACAGCATGGGACGTATCGTGCATGGTGAATTTCACATCGGTTCGGAAAAAGATAAAGCCAAAGAGATCATGAAATCCTGCGCAACCGATTTTTCCAAACTGGATGCGACAGTTGACCAACTGATCACGTCACTGCTCATGATGTTCCCGGGTTGCGTAAGCAAGACGATTGAGTCGTTGCGTAAACACAAACTGTCGCATTGGGATAAAAACCGTGAGACCAACCGTTCATGGCTGGGTCTCAATATGATGACCGAAGCTAAAGCAGGTTTCCGCGCATTCAACGAAGGTACCAAAGAAAGCCGCGAGGTGGACTTCATCAAAATGCGCCAGCTTTTGGCCGCCGGAGAAAAATGGTCCGACGAACTGATCGAAAAAATTCATCCCAAAAACAAAAATTAA
- the had gene encoding 6-hydroxycyclohex-1-ene-1-carbonyl-CoA dehydrogenase, with translation MSTQIDAWQMTTSGQPMNRVASAIPSLGSDEALIRVAACGVCHTDLGFYYDGVRTVSPLPLTLGHEISGQVVDTGLSATVWKNKFVLIPAVLPCGTCEMCQAGQTRICRHQKMPGNHIHGGFASHIVVPAQFLCPIEVGGADELFGKSGVTLRELCAIADAITTPFQSIKQTGLIKDDVAIFVGAGGVGGFGIQIAQSIGAHVVVIDVDDKKLETYKNFGAELTFNPKTVEPKEMRKSIQAWIQQKKYRSYGWKIYETSGTAKGQELAFGLLTFGSVMGVIGFTLDAVQLRLSNLMAFDAKAIGNWGCEPGLYPEVLQWVKEGRIQIAPFVQKFPMSEINSVFDRLHHRQIDRRPILIPDFS, from the coding sequence ATGTCAACACAAATAGACGCATGGCAAATGACGACTTCGGGGCAACCGATGAACCGCGTCGCATCGGCCATACCTTCTTTAGGTTCGGACGAGGCCCTGATTCGGGTCGCCGCATGCGGCGTATGTCATACGGACTTGGGCTTTTATTACGACGGCGTCCGCACAGTCAGTCCCTTGCCTTTGACGCTCGGCCATGAAATCAGCGGGCAGGTCGTGGATACCGGTTTATCAGCGACAGTATGGAAAAACAAATTCGTTCTTATTCCGGCCGTACTTCCGTGCGGAACTTGCGAAATGTGCCAAGCCGGTCAAACACGCATCTGCCGTCATCAAAAAATGCCGGGCAACCACATCCACGGCGGTTTTGCTTCACACATCGTCGTACCGGCGCAATTTTTATGTCCGATCGAAGTCGGCGGAGCGGATGAACTCTTTGGGAAATCCGGAGTCACCTTGCGTGAATTGTGCGCCATCGCAGATGCGATCACGACACCTTTTCAATCCATCAAACAAACGGGTTTGATCAAAGATGATGTGGCTATTTTTGTGGGTGCGGGCGGCGTGGGTGGATTTGGTATTCAGATCGCCCAATCTATAGGTGCGCATGTCGTCGTCATCGACGTGGACGACAAAAAATTAGAAACTTATAAAAATTTCGGCGCGGAACTGACATTTAATCCAAAAACCGTCGAACCTAAAGAAATGCGCAAAAGTATTCAGGCGTGGATTCAACAAAAAAAATACCGCTCCTACGGATGGAAAATCTACGAAACGTCAGGTACAGCCAAAGGTCAGGAACTTGCGTTCGGACTACTCACCTTCGGCTCCGTGATGGGGGTAATCGGATTTACGCTGGATGCGGTCCAACTCCGACTCAGCAATCTGATGGCGTTTGATGCCAAAGCTATCGGTAACTGGGGCTGCGAACCGGGTCTGTATCCCGAAGTACTGCAATGGGTCAAAGAGGGACGCATTCAGATCGCACCCTTCGTGCAAAAATTTCCAATGAGTGAAATCAATTCTGTATTTGATCGCTTACATCATCGTCAGATTGACAGGCGGCCGATACTTATACCCGACTTTAGTTAA
- a CDS encoding rhodanese-like domain-containing protein — MFQNLGNDAFSEKMKNADHVVLDVRTDAEYASGHLPKAKLINVMDASFSGKVDALDKSKTYLVYCRSGSRSRGACEIMASRGFQVFNLDNGIMGWNGPVER, encoded by the coding sequence ATGTTTCAAAATCTAGGTAATGACGCATTTAGTGAAAAAATGAAAAATGCTGATCATGTGGTCTTGGATGTACGCACCGATGCCGAATACGCCTCGGGTCACCTGCCCAAAGCCAAACTTATCAACGTAATGGATGCAAGTTTCAGCGGCAAAGTGGATGCTTTGGATAAATCTAAAACATACCTCGTATATTGCCGTAGCGGCAGTCGTTCACGCGGCGCTTGCGAAATCATGGCCAGCCGCGGGTTTCAGGTTTTCAATTTAGACAATGGCATCATGGGTTGGAACGGGCCGGTCGAGCGTTAA
- a CDS encoding MBL fold metallo-hydrolase, which translates to MYFQNIYEKGLAQASYLIGCQATGTAIVIDPRRDIHVYLEAAAREKFTITHVTETHIHADFLSGARELAAATGAELLLSDEGGADWQYAFPHTGLRDGSVFKVGNLKFEVMHTPGHTPEHIAFVLTDVPAGDYPIMFFSGDFVFVGDIGRPDLLEKAAGVTGTMERGAQQMFHSLKKFKSLPDHVQVWPGHGAGSACGKALGAVPGTTVGYEKLVNWALRYTDENEFVKELLSGQPEPPYYFAMMKKLNKEGPPILGTSSGLKHLTTDDATQAIRNGQTLIDTRPKTAFAEKHISGAINIQNNNSFSTWAGWILSYDKPFLILVSENDAQDVYHKLIRIGLDHCTGYITENRFWEERGGTLHSLRQISATDLSAKLSDPNVAVIDVRGVSEYETGHIAGAVHIHGGHLSRRLADLPKNKTLIIQCQGGDRSSTATSLLLKNGFSNIYNLIGGIAAWQKAGLPVVKEK; encoded by the coding sequence ATGTACTTCCAGAATATTTATGAAAAAGGGCTCGCACAGGCCAGTTATCTCATCGGCTGTCAGGCAACGGGAACAGCGATCGTCATTGATCCGCGCCGGGATATCCATGTTTATCTGGAAGCTGCTGCGCGTGAAAAATTTACAATCACGCACGTCACCGAAACACACATCCATGCTGACTTTCTGAGCGGCGCGCGCGAATTGGCGGCTGCGACAGGCGCTGAGCTGTTATTGTCGGACGAAGGCGGTGCAGATTGGCAATATGCTTTTCCGCATACTGGTCTTCGCGACGGTTCGGTTTTTAAAGTTGGCAATCTGAAATTTGAAGTCATGCATACGCCGGGACATACGCCGGAGCATATCGCCTTCGTACTCACGGACGTGCCGGCCGGCGACTACCCGATTATGTTTTTTTCAGGCGATTTTGTTTTTGTAGGCGACATCGGTCGTCCGGACTTACTAGAAAAAGCCGCGGGTGTTACGGGTACGATGGAACGCGGTGCGCAACAAATGTTTCATTCGTTAAAAAAATTCAAATCCCTTCCCGACCACGTTCAGGTGTGGCCCGGTCACGGCGCCGGTTCGGCCTGTGGTAAAGCACTGGGCGCAGTTCCGGGTACTACGGTCGGTTACGAAAAACTGGTCAATTGGGCGTTGCGTTATACCGACGAAAATGAATTTGTCAAAGAACTCCTTAGCGGACAACCGGAACCGCCGTATTATTTTGCGATGATGAAAAAACTGAATAAGGAAGGCCCTCCGATTTTAGGCACTTCCTCCGGGTTAAAACACCTGACAACTGACGACGCAACGCAGGCTATACGCAACGGTCAAACTCTGATCGACACGCGCCCCAAAACCGCGTTTGCTGAAAAACATATATCCGGCGCTATCAACATTCAAAACAACAATTCCTTTTCAACATGGGCCGGATGGATATTGTCTTACGATAAACCGTTTCTGATTCTTGTGTCGGAAAATGATGCGCAGGATGTATACCATAAATTAATTCGCATTGGCCTTGATCACTGCACCGGCTATATCACCGAAAATCGTTTCTGGGAAGAACGCGGCGGCACGCTCCACAGTCTCCGGCAAATTTCTGCTACGGATTTATCTGCGAAATTATCGGACCCGAATGTTGCCGTCATTGATGTTCGTGGCGTATCGGAATACGAGACCGGTCATATCGCAGGAGCCGTACATATCCATGGCGGTCATTTGTCGCGACGGCTTGCCGATCTTCCAAAAAACAAAACGCTAATTATCCAATGCCAGGGCGGGGACCGCTCCAGTACCGCTACCAGCCTTTTGCTCAAAAATGGATTTAGTAATATTTATAACCTGATCGGCGGAATAGCCGCATGGCAAAAAGCCGGTTTGCCGGTTGTCAAAGAAAAATAA
- a CDS encoding winged helix-turn-helix transcriptional regulator produces the protein MAKKLFDKEKMSEESLALIAKRFKALSEPMRLKIIQTIWHSEMSVQDIVAKVQTSQVNVSKHLAVLHECGFLKRRKEGLFTFYSVADTSVFTLCDMMCSVVKDKLNDQIRSFS, from the coding sequence ATGGCAAAAAAATTATTTGATAAAGAAAAAATGAGCGAAGAATCGCTGGCTTTGATAGCCAAGCGTTTCAAAGCGCTATCAGAGCCCATGCGGCTTAAAATCATACAAACGATTTGGCACAGCGAAATGAGCGTTCAAGATATTGTGGCAAAAGTGCAGACCAGCCAAGTCAATGTTTCCAAACATCTCGCCGTTTTGCATGAATGCGGCTTTCTCAAACGCCGGAAAGAAGGATTGTTCACATTTTACAGTGTGGCCGATACGTCCGTATTTACGTTGTGTGACATGATGTGTTCCGTCGTCAAAGACAAACTCAACGATCAAATCAGGAGTTTTTCATAA
- a CDS encoding rhodanese-like domain-containing protein translates to MMYRVGIIIFMLATACGAQDSFRSVNSDTLNQLLKDKPGVLLDVRTAGEFSAGHLKEAVLLDFMKPEFESELEKLDKSATYYVYCRSGNRSAKAALLMNQKGFQSVYNVADGMIGIVKTMPDQVVR, encoded by the coding sequence ATGATGTATCGCGTCGGTATTATCATTTTCATGCTAGCAACGGCGTGCGGAGCGCAGGATAGTTTTCGTTCTGTCAATTCGGATACGCTCAACCAATTGCTAAAAGACAAACCGGGCGTTTTGCTGGATGTGCGCACAGCCGGTGAATTCTCAGCCGGCCATTTGAAGGAGGCTGTGTTATTGGACTTTATGAAGCCGGAATTTGAATCCGAATTGGAAAAATTGGATAAATCCGCGACGTATTATGTGTATTGCCGGAGCGGAAACCGCAGCGCTAAAGCGGCTTTGCTTATGAATCAAAAAGGATTTCAATCGGTATATAATGTCGCTGACGGAATGATCGGTATTGTGAAAACGATGCCGGATCAGGTTGTTCGTTGA
- a CDS encoding DUF3052 family protein, producing the protein MAGYSGTPLVKKIGIKEGYSVAWVDAPATLKTLIEPLPEKVRLTRKVVADHDCVHWFTKSADSLEIELPKLKKKIKDSGMIWVSWPKKSSGVRTDITEDMIRECARRNGLVDVKVCAVDDVWSGLKLVIPVKDRTSLTKKNKSPKL; encoded by the coding sequence TTGGCCGGATATTCAGGTACGCCTTTAGTAAAAAAAATAGGTATCAAAGAAGGCTATTCAGTTGCCTGGGTTGATGCGCCTGCGACATTGAAGACGTTAATTGAACCGCTTCCGGAAAAAGTTCGCCTGACACGTAAAGTCGTAGCGGACCATGATTGCGTCCATTGGTTTACCAAGTCGGCCGATAGTTTGGAGATTGAACTTCCAAAGCTTAAGAAAAAAATCAAAGATTCGGGGATGATATGGGTTTCTTGGCCTAAAAAATCATCCGGTGTTCGTACCGATATTACGGAGGATATGATTCGTGAATGTGCACGCCGCAACGGATTGGTCGATGTCAAAGTGTGCGCGGTGGACGATGTGTGGTCCGGTCTGAAATTGGTCATTCCGGTGAAAGACAGAACGTCGCTGACGAAAAAAAACAAATCACCTAAATTGTAA
- a CDS encoding cytochrome c, with protein MKLVLRIVAGLFGLFILAIIGGYVYLKTALPNAGPVPQITIASSSEQIERGKYLANHVAVCTDCHSQRDYSFFAGPLKPETFGAGGEEFPESMGFPGTLYAHNITPAGLKSWTDGEIFHALTTGIRKNGEPIFPLMPWHRYATSDKEDILSIIAYIKTLKPIENQVPETRLNFPLNLIVRTMPKAPAFVTRPDTTDEVAYGKYLANMAACADCHTMTKKGEPLPGMDFAGGFQFKMPQGVLRSANITPDEKTGIGSWTREQFINRFKTYTQESAQRIPVPEPYTETQFQTIMPWIMYAGMTEKDLGAIYAYLRSVKAVDHPVKKFTVN; from the coding sequence ATGAAACTTGTATTGCGTATTGTCGCCGGTTTGTTTGGGCTATTTATTTTGGCAATCATTGGCGGATATGTATATCTCAAAACTGCGCTGCCGAATGCGGGTCCCGTGCCGCAGATCACGATCGCATCGTCATCGGAGCAAATTGAACGCGGAAAATATTTAGCCAATCACGTAGCGGTATGTACGGATTGCCATTCGCAACGCGACTATTCATTTTTCGCAGGGCCGCTCAAACCGGAAACATTTGGCGCCGGCGGCGAAGAATTTCCCGAATCTATGGGTTTTCCCGGTACATTATACGCGCACAATATTACGCCGGCCGGTTTAAAAAGTTGGACGGACGGAGAAATCTTTCATGCGCTCACGACAGGTATTCGGAAAAACGGAGAACCGATTTTTCCGCTAATGCCGTGGCATCGTTATGCGACGAGCGATAAAGAAGATATTCTTTCGATCATTGCGTACATCAAAACATTGAAGCCGATCGAAAATCAAGTGCCGGAAACGCGGCTCAACTTCCCTCTCAACCTGATCGTTCGCACCATGCCCAAAGCACCTGCATTCGTGACGCGTCCGGACACGACAGATGAAGTCGCATACGGTAAGTATTTGGCCAATATGGCAGCCTGCGCGGATTGTCATACGATGACCAAAAAAGGTGAACCGTTGCCCGGAATGGATTTCGCGGGCGGATTTCAATTTAAAATGCCGCAAGGAGTTTTGCGTTCTGCCAATATCACGCCCGACGAAAAAACAGGCATAGGTTCATGGACGCGGGAACAATTCATTAATCGTTTTAAAACGTATACTCAGGAATCAGCCCAACGTATTCCGGTACCTGAGCCTTATACGGAAACCCAGTTTCAAACGATCATGCCGTGGATCATGTATGCCGGGATGACGGAAAAAGATTTGGGTGCAATTTATGCATATCTTCGCTCGGTCAAAGCGGTTGATCATCCCGTGAAGAAATTTACGGTGAACTAA
- a CDS encoding NAD-dependent isocitrate dehydrogenase, which translates to MYHVTLIPGDGIGPSIMEAAVEVVEATGVKFNWDTRLAGMAAVEKFDSPIPFETLDSIRKNRVAFKGPLTTPVGGGYRSVNVAMRQEFELYANVRPAVSFEGIETRYQNVNILMVRENTEGLYAGVEHSIKVDGKVIAAESTAIITRHESERCIRYAFEYARKNKRKRVTLVHKANILKATTGLFLEIGKEIAKEYPDVEFNDVIIDACAMKMVMDPTQFDVFVTTNLFGDILSDLAAGLVGGLGLTPGANIGKSAAIFEAVHGSAPDIAGKNIANPTAVIMAGMMMLEYLGEFEAARRVETAVKNVIKEGKIVTPDIRKDTTYGTKEFGKEVARRVRG; encoded by the coding sequence ATGTATCATGTGACACTTATTCCGGGCGATGGCATCGGCCCGTCGATCATGGAAGCCGCCGTTGAAGTCGTCGAAGCGACGGGCGTTAAATTTAATTGGGATACGCGCCTTGCCGGCATGGCGGCCGTAGAAAAATTTGATTCGCCCATTCCGTTTGAAACGCTGGATTCCATTCGCAAAAATCGCGTTGCTTTCAAAGGTCCGCTCACCACACCCGTCGGCGGCGGTTATCGCAGCGTCAATGTGGCTATGCGTCAGGAATTTGAACTCTACGCCAACGTTCGCCCGGCAGTATCTTTCGAAGGCATTGAAACCCGCTATCAGAATGTCAATATCCTCATGGTGCGTGAAAACACCGAAGGTCTCTACGCCGGTGTCGAGCACTCCATCAAGGTGGACGGCAAAGTGATTGCCGCAGAAAGTACGGCTATTATTACCCGTCACGAATCGGAGCGTTGTATTCGTTATGCATTCGAATACGCACGAAAAAACAAACGCAAACGTGTCACGCTCGTTCATAAAGCCAACATCCTCAAAGCAACGACGGGTTTATTTCTTGAAATCGGAAAAGAAATCGCCAAAGAATATCCCGATGTCGAATTTAATGATGTGATTATTGACGCATGCGCGATGAAAATGGTGATGGATCCGACGCAATTCGATGTGTTCGTGACGACTAACCTTTTCGGTGATATTCTCTCCGATCTCGCCGCAGGTCTCGTGGGCGGACTGGGCCTGACCCCCGGTGCCAATATCGGAAAAAGCGCCGCCATCTTTGAAGCCGTGCACGGTAGCGCTCCGGACATCGCCGGAAAAAATATCGCCAATCCGACGGCCGTGATCATGGCCGGTATGATGATGCTGGAATATCTGGGCGAATTTGAGGCCGCACGCCGCGTGGAAACGGCCGTCAAAAACGTGATCAAAGAAGGAAAAATCGTCACGCCGGACATTCGCAAAGATACGACATACGGCACAAAAGAATTTGGAAAAGAAGTGGCGCGACGCGTGCGCGGGTAG
- a CDS encoding NTP transferase domain-containing protein, whose product MNSRFTTVIMAAGKGTRMKSDLAKVLHPLHGRPMIHYVIALARTLGSDRVIAIIGHQKERVREALADEKIEFAVQEPQLGTGHAVMQTESLLQNDHGDVLVLSGDVPVLTEATMRKLIRLHQSESAVASVLTATMPDPTGYGRVLRHEDGRVRKIVEHKDASDEERRINEINSGIYMFQSQALFAALKKITNSNAQNEYYLPDVIKIFIDAGQKVCAYPTDNFREISGINTIEQLREAEAIMQPQS is encoded by the coding sequence ATGAACAGCCGATTTACAACCGTTATTATGGCCGCGGGAAAAGGCACACGCATGAAATCCGATCTTGCCAAAGTGTTGCACCCCTTGCACGGTCGGCCGATGATTCATTATGTGATCGCTTTAGCGCGTACCTTGGGCTCCGATCGCGTGATCGCCATCATCGGACATCAAAAAGAACGGGTGCGCGAAGCGCTCGCGGATGAAAAGATCGAATTTGCGGTGCAGGAGCCGCAACTTGGTACGGGTCATGCCGTGATGCAAACGGAATCGTTACTGCAAAATGATCACGGCGATGTTTTAGTTTTGTCCGGTGATGTCCCTGTTTTGACCGAAGCGACGATGCGAAAACTGATCCGATTGCACCAATCCGAAAGTGCGGTGGCTTCCGTGCTCACCGCGACCATGCCCGATCCGACGGGATACGGACGTGTGCTCCGTCACGAAGATGGTCGCGTTCGTAAAATCGTCGAACACAAAGATGCATCGGACGAAGAGCGACGCATCAACGAAATCAACTCCGGTATATATATGTTCCAGTCGCAGGCACTCTTTGCCGCGCTCAAAAAAATCACCAATAGTAATGCGCAAAACGAATATTATCTTCCGGATGTAATCAAAATTTTTATTGATGCAGGGCAAAAAGTCTGCGCTTATCCGACGGATAATTTTCGTGAAATTTCCGGGATTAACACCATCGAACAACTGCGTGAAGCCGAAGCGATCATGCAGCCCCAATCTTAA
- a CDS encoding pantoate--beta-alanine ligase gives MTIITSPSAMRAWTAQQKSENHRVGFVPTMGYLHQGHLSLVSLARTEGKCDRVVMSIFVNPTQFGPNEDFEKYPRDLERDRAMAETAGVDVLFFPSVDAMYSADATTMVDVGAMGTVMCGISRPTHFRGVTTVVAKLFSIVRPDTAVFGQKDAQQFFIIERMTRDLHMDVALIMAPIRREQDGLAMSSRNVYLNADERRQALALNEALREAESLIRNGERNVDVIRTHMESIFARYPLVRKDYIAMVEAGSLAKREVIQGRTLIAVAAYLGKTRLIDNIIITV, from the coding sequence ATGACGATCATTACATCACCGTCGGCCATGCGCGCATGGACAGCTCAACAAAAATCAGAAAATCACCGCGTCGGTTTTGTGCCGACGATGGGTTATCTGCACCAAGGGCATTTAAGTTTGGTCTCGCTGGCACGCACCGAAGGAAAATGCGATCGCGTGGTCATGAGTATTTTTGTCAATCCTACCCAATTTGGTCCCAACGAAGATTTTGAAAAATACCCGCGCGATCTGGAACGCGACCGAGCGATGGCCGAAACGGCCGGCGTGGATGTATTATTTTTTCCATCGGTCGATGCTATGTATTCCGCGGACGCGACGACGATGGTGGATGTCGGCGCGATGGGTACGGTTATGTGTGGCATTTCTCGCCCTACTCATTTTCGCGGAGTGACGACCGTCGTAGCAAAACTTTTTTCGATCGTACGACCCGATACGGCCGTCTTTGGTCAGAAAGACGCACAACAATTTTTTATCATTGAGCGAATGACGCGCGATCTCCACATGGATGTCGCTCTGATCATGGCGCCAATACGCCGTGAACAAGACGGCCTTGCGATGAGCAGCCGCAATGTTTACCTCAACGCCGATGAACGCCGTCAGGCTTTGGCTCTGAATGAAGCCTTACGCGAAGCCGAATCCTTGATTCGTAACGGTGAAAGAAATGTGGATGTTATCCGTACGCATATGGAATCCATTTTTGCACGTTATCCTCTGGTGCGAAAAGATTATATCGCCATGGTCGAGGCGGGGTCGCTCGCTAAACGTGAGGTTATCCAAGGTCGTACATTGATCGCCGTGGCCGCGTACCTTGGTAAAACAAGACTGATTGATAATATCATTATTACCGTATAA
- a CDS encoding asparaginase — translation MKKILLIHTGGTMGMKFGYPAPLPHEQFADEVFRHIPGVRDIADVDFFSSFSMDSSNLSPEHWVTLGRIIWDNMDAYDGFVIIHGTDTMSYTASALSYMLSNLAKPVILTGSQRPLSAIRTDAKNNLINAIELATYPIPEVCVFFDYKLFRGNRSKKISIDEFDAFVSPNFGTLADVGLHIEIHENLLRSPSGMLRFDTAFGRDVISIRLFPGMNAALLDGLAQTSAKVFILEAFGSGNVPTLENSVIPFIKKTTETGKMVAIASQCISGGIDLNLYDCGKEALMAGAVSCGDMTSEAAIIKAMYLLGQFDGHVGRVRSNFNTSIAGEITESDSNS, via the coding sequence ATGAAAAAGATATTATTAATACATACCGGCGGAACGATGGGAATGAAATTCGGATATCCCGCTCCGTTGCCGCACGAACAATTTGCGGATGAAGTATTTCGGCATATCCCCGGCGTACGGGACATCGCTGATGTAGATTTTTTCAGCTCCTTTAGCATGGACAGTTCCAATCTTTCACCGGAACATTGGGTGACGCTCGGTCGCATTATTTGGGACAACATGGACGCGTACGACGGGTTCGTCATTATTCACGGCACGGATACCATGAGTTATACGGCCAGCGCTTTGTCCTATATGCTGTCCAATCTTGCCAAACCCGTGATACTCACGGGATCCCAGCGCCCGTTATCCGCCATTCGCACGGACGCCAAAAACAATCTGATCAATGCGATTGAATTGGCAACCTATCCTATCCCCGAAGTATGCGTTTTTTTTGATTACAAACTTTTTCGCGGTAACCGATCTAAAAAAATTTCAATTGATGAATTCGATGCTTTCGTTTCTCCGAACTTTGGTACGTTGGCGGACGTAGGCCTTCATATCGAAATTCATGAAAACCTTTTACGTTCACCTTCAGGTATGTTACGATTTGATACGGCTTTTGGCCGGGACGTGATCAGTATCCGCCTCTTTCCGGGTATGAATGCAGCACTTTTGGACGGATTGGCTCAAACATCAGCGAAAGTATTTATTCTCGAAGCCTTTGGTTCCGGTAACGTACCTACGCTCGAAAATTCCGTCATCCCCTTTATTAAAAAAACAACCGAAACCGGTAAAATGGTAGCCATCGCAAGTCAATGCATCAGCGGCGGTATAGATCTCAATCTTTATGATTGCGGTAAAGAAGCGTTGATGGCCGGCGCCGTTTCGTGCGGCGATATGACATCGGAAGCCGCTATTATCAAAGCAATGTATTTGCTCGGCCAATTTGACGGTCATGTCGGACGTGTACGGAGTAATTTTAATACGTCCATTGCCGGTGAAATCACGGAATCCGATTCCAACTCATGA